GTCCGGATGGCGACCTCGTCCGAGGGCACGGTGACCGATCCGTCGACGACGAACCCGGCCTCCTGCAACAGCTCGGTGACCAGCGCGCCGGCCCCGCCGTCGTCCTCGCCGTGCAGGGTGTGATCGGTGATGGACACGATCAAGGCACGACCGCTGTGATGGCTGGTGGACACTGCCGGGCCTCCTGGTGATGGCCGCCGGGCACGAAACGAATCGGCGGCGAGGGACTGCAGATCACCCTATCGACCGCCCGGCGCACCGGACGAGCGGGGAGGCCCGGCACCCGCTACCGTCCGATTTGTCGCAACCTCTAAGCTCGACCGCGGCCCCTGACCCACCACCCGGGACCCGACAAGACCCGACATTTGAGAAGGATCGATTCATGGCGAACCGCAAGAGCACGGCGCGAGATCTGGCCCAGATCGCGATCTTCGCCGCACTCATTGCCGCGCTCGGCCTCCCGCCCGCCATCACGGTGGGCGGGATCGGTGTGCCGATCACCCTGCAGACCCTGGGCGTGATGCTGGCCGGCGGCATCCTCGGCGCCCGCAAGGGCTTCCTGAGCGTGCTGGTCTTCCTGGTGCTGGTCTCGGCCGGACTGCCGCTGCTCTCCGGCGGCCGCGGCGGACTGGGGGTCTGGGCCGGGCAGTCGGCCGGTTACCTGGTCGGCTGGCTGGTCGGCGTCGTCGTCATCGGGGCGCTGACCGCCAAGATCCTGCCGCGCTACCCGCTGTGGCAGGGCATCGTGGTCAACATCGTCGGCGGGGTCGTGGTGATCGGCGCCATCGGCATGCTCTGGTGGGGCATCCGCTTCGGCTGGCCGGCCGCGACCGGCGGATTCATCTTCCTGCCCGGTGATGTGCTCAAGGCCGTCGTCGCCGCCGTGGTCGTCAAGCAGGTGCACCGGGCCTACCCCGGGCTGATCCCCGGTGTCGCCACCAACAGCCCCCAGCCGCCGACGCAGAAGGTCGCGCCCTGACCGACCCGGCGCTGGTTCCGGGGCGCACCGACGACGCCCCGGCCATCACCCGCGGCGGCCGCACCTGGACCTACCGGCAGTTCACCGATCTGGTCGAGCGCCGGGCCGGGCAGGCGGCGCCCGGCCCGCTGACGGTGGCCGGCCCGGAGCTGCCCGCTGCGCTGGCCTGCGTCTTCGCCGCGGCCCGGGCCGGTCGGCCGGTGCTGGTCACCGATCCGGACGGGACCGGCCCGGGGCCGGCCGACCTGCCCCCCCAACTGCCCGCCGGCACCTTCCTGGTGGTGATCACCTCCGGCACCTCCGGCCATCCTCGGCCCGTCCTGCGC
This genomic window from Nakamurella multipartita DSM 44233 contains:
- a CDS encoding BioY family transporter; the encoded protein is MANRKSTARDLAQIAIFAALIAALGLPPAITVGGIGVPITLQTLGVMLAGGILGARKGFLSVLVFLVLVSAGLPLLSGGRGGLGVWAGQSAGYLVGWLVGVVVIGALTAKILPRYPLWQGIVVNIVGGVVVIGAIGMLWWGIRFGWPAATGGFIFLPGDVLKAVVAAVVVKQVHRAYPGLIPGVATNSPQPPTQKVAP